From the Gramella sp. Hel_I_59 genome, one window contains:
- a CDS encoding tetratricopeptide repeat protein: MQLSHNEEDNFSLDRFESMLKTNDVLFFDSNEFENIINHYMENGKIALAKKAVKLGLAQHPTSVNLRLYKVEILVFEDKLDLADSILNELKNLESSNEEIYIQKAQIYSKRDMHAEAITMLEAALEITLEDAEIFSLIGMEYLFLEDFENAKYSFMKCLEADDEDYSALYNIMYCFDFLEQKEEAIDYLNLYLDKHPYCEVAWHQVGKQYFDLKNYTKALAAFDFAIISDDRFVGAYLEKGKVLEKLKRYNEAIENYNITLELDDPTSFAYLRIGKCFEKLGCDDFAIKNYEQTVHEDPLLDKGWIAITDFYIKKLNFPKALYYINKAINIDEENVLYWKRYAKINSRLNFPEEAEQGYKKSLELGNYELETWIRRCDILIGLGEYETAISSMMQALEFYPGTAEVEYRLAGLYFNTNNGDKGYFHLNNALKTDSEYYIIIEELFPNIFERKSIKQIINSFVKLS; encoded by the coding sequence ATGCAATTGAGCCATAACGAAGAAGATAATTTCTCTCTTGATCGCTTCGAATCCATGCTAAAGACCAATGACGTTCTTTTCTTCGATTCAAACGAATTTGAGAATATCATCAACCATTACATGGAGAATGGCAAGATAGCTCTTGCTAAAAAAGCGGTGAAATTGGGTCTCGCCCAGCATCCTACTTCAGTAAATCTAAGATTATACAAAGTTGAGATCCTGGTTTTTGAAGATAAACTGGATCTTGCAGACAGCATACTTAATGAGCTGAAGAATCTGGAATCTTCCAACGAGGAGATCTACATTCAAAAGGCTCAGATCTATTCTAAGCGAGATATGCATGCTGAAGCAATTACCATGCTGGAAGCAGCTTTGGAGATCACGCTTGAAGATGCAGAAATATTTTCGCTCATTGGGATGGAATATCTCTTTCTCGAGGATTTTGAGAATGCGAAATATAGCTTTATGAAATGCCTTGAGGCAGATGATGAGGATTATTCTGCTCTTTACAATATCATGTATTGCTTCGATTTTCTTGAACAGAAAGAGGAGGCTATTGATTACCTGAATCTATATCTGGACAAACACCCGTATTGCGAAGTAGCCTGGCACCAGGTTGGAAAGCAATATTTCGACCTGAAGAACTACACTAAAGCACTGGCAGCTTTTGATTTTGCCATTATTAGTGATGACAGGTTCGTGGGAGCTTACCTGGAAAAAGGAAAGGTTCTTGAGAAATTAAAACGTTACAATGAGGCCATCGAAAACTATAATATTACTCTGGAACTCGATGATCCTACATCTTTCGCATATTTAAGAATTGGTAAATGCTTCGAAAAACTTGGTTGTGATGATTTCGCGATCAAAAACTATGAGCAAACCGTGCACGAAGATCCTTTACTCGATAAGGGCTGGATCGCGATTACCGACTTCTATATCAAAAAATTGAACTTCCCAAAGGCTTTATATTATATCAATAAAGCAATCAACATAGACGAGGAAAATGTTCTTTACTGGAAGCGCTACGCAAAGATCAACAGTAGGCTGAATTTCCCGGAAGAAGCTGAGCAAGGCTATAAAAAAAGTCTTGAGTTGGGGAATTACGAATTAGAGACCTGGATTAGAAGATGTGATATCCTGATTGGACTGGGAGAATATGAAACTGCAATTTCCAGCATGATGCAGGCTCTGGAATTTTACCCGGGTACTGCGGAAGTCGAATATCGTCTCGCCGGTTTATATTTTAATACAAACAATGGAGATAAAGGTTATTTTCATTTGAATAATGCCTTGAAAACCGACTCAGAATATTACATCATCATAGAAGAACTTTTCCCGAATATTTTCGAGCGAAAAAGCATCAAACAAATTATAAATTCCTTCGTAAAGCTCTCTTAG
- a CDS encoding DUF368 domain-containing protein encodes MQRSLVDYLKISLKGMAMGAADVVPGVSGGTIAFISGIYEELITTISGVNLGLLSTWKADGFKAMWEELNGNFIVALFAGILVSIFSVMRVANYLLENHPVLIWSFFFGLVVASIWFVGKQIPKWTWKIVLALVIGAGVAFYIVSLPPLSASNSYLFLFFAGALAVCAMILPGISGAFILVLLGAYKSITEAAHDFDLKTIGIVGVGAVFGLLTFSKILKWLFVHYSSITLAVLTGFIAGSLNKIWPWKETLETAMYGEKEVVLKEASVLPWNFDGDPQTLWSVVLMLAGFFLILGLEMLAGNKPENANAAN; translated from the coding sequence ATGCAACGCAGTTTAGTGGACTATCTAAAGATAAGCCTTAAAGGAATGGCTATGGGAGCCGCAGATGTTGTTCCCGGAGTCTCCGGCGGTACTATCGCATTTATTTCAGGTATATATGAAGAGTTGATCACCACCATTAGTGGAGTGAATCTTGGATTGCTTTCCACCTGGAAGGCAGACGGCTTTAAGGCCATGTGGGAAGAGCTGAATGGTAATTTCATTGTAGCTCTTTTTGCAGGTATTCTCGTTAGCATATTTAGTGTGATGCGTGTAGCAAATTACTTGCTCGAGAATCATCCGGTTCTAATCTGGTCCTTTTTCTTTGGACTCGTGGTTGCCAGTATATGGTTTGTAGGTAAACAAATCCCAAAGTGGACCTGGAAGATCGTTTTAGCGCTGGTAATTGGTGCAGGGGTTGCGTTCTATATCGTTAGCCTGCCGCCACTTTCCGCCAGTAATTCCTATTTATTTTTATTCTTTGCCGGAGCACTTGCCGTTTGCGCAATGATCCTGCCTGGAATTTCTGGGGCTTTTATTCTGGTATTGCTAGGTGCTTATAAGTCGATTACAGAAGCAGCACATGATTTTGATCTGAAGACTATAGGTATTGTAGGTGTTGGAGCAGTTTTTGGATTGCTTACTTTTTCAAAGATCCTGAAATGGTTATTCGTTCATTACAGTAGTATTACTCTTGCGGTTCTTACCGGATTTATCGCTGGCTCACTGAACAAGATCTGGCCGTGGAAAGAAACTCTGGAAACTGCTATGTATGGTGAAAAAGAGGTTGTACTCAAGGAAGCTTCAGTATTGCCATGGAATTTCGACGGAGATCCACAAACACTATGGTCTGTCGTTCTTATGCTGGCCGGATTCTTCCTCATTTTAGGTCTGGAAATGCTGGCTGGTAATAAACCTGAAAATGCCAATGCAGCAAACTAG
- a CDS encoding DUF368 domain-containing protein, which translates to MQQTRTFTDKFLLVLKGLAMGAANKVPGVSGGVVAFVAGFYEEFIYSLQKVNLKAFKLLISGRFRSLYHYINGKFLILLILGMLISYFSVSKILDYLIIHYELYVWSAFFGMIIGSIYYISKDFEDWDRNSIVFAVLGIIAGIAISFLEPARENDNLWFVFICGMISVSGMTLPGLSGSFILILVGNYVLLLVDSVNALYDTMADILMMDFSWTGNAERIQMLKVLAVFAIGSLAGLVSLSHLLGYVLKTRKRETFAVIIGFITGSLGVVWPWKEKVYKIGEQGKVLIDRNGNKVIDNYDRYWPQFDQVETFAAIFCIGIGISIVLGLAWYEKITSEK; encoded by the coding sequence ATGCAGCAAACTAGGACTTTCACAGATAAGTTCCTGCTGGTTCTTAAAGGCCTGGCTATGGGCGCTGCGAACAAGGTTCCTGGCGTGTCTGGCGGTGTTGTTGCCTTTGTTGCCGGATTCTATGAAGAGTTCATCTATTCATTACAAAAAGTAAACCTTAAAGCCTTTAAGCTTTTAATTTCTGGTAGATTCAGAAGCCTTTATCATTATATCAACGGAAAGTTCTTAATTCTGTTGATACTTGGGATGCTCATTAGCTATTTTAGCGTTTCCAAGATCCTGGATTATCTAATCATACATTACGAACTATACGTCTGGTCAGCATTCTTCGGAATGATCATTGGCTCCATTTATTACATTAGTAAGGACTTTGAAGACTGGGATCGTAACTCTATTGTATTTGCAGTACTCGGGATCATTGCCGGAATAGCCATTAGTTTCCTGGAACCCGCAAGAGAAAATGACAATCTCTGGTTTGTTTTTATCTGCGGAATGATAAGTGTATCGGGAATGACCCTTCCGGGCCTCTCAGGCAGCTTTATATTGATTCTAGTAGGGAATTACGTCCTGTTGCTGGTAGACTCTGTTAATGCGCTCTATGATACGATGGCAGACATCCTGATGATGGATTTCTCCTGGACCGGGAATGCAGAAAGAATTCAGATGCTTAAAGTACTGGCGGTATTCGCGATTGGGTCCCTGGCCGGACTGGTTTCATTGTCTCATTTGCTGGGATATGTACTCAAAACAAGAAAAAGAGAAACTTTTGCAGTCATCATTGGTTTTATCACGGGCTCCCTTGGAGTTGTATGGCCATGGAAGGAGAAAGTATACAAAATTGGAGAACAGGGTAAAGTTCTAATTGATAGGAACGGAAATAAGGTGATCGACAATTACGATCGATACTGGCCACAATTCGATCAGGTAGAAACTTTCGCGGCAATCTTCTGTATAGGAATAGGAATTAGCATTGTACTTGGACTCGCCTGGTACGAAAAAATTACTTCGGAAAAATGA
- a CDS encoding shikimate dehydrogenase, whose product MRTFGLVGKDIDYSFSRNYFSKKFSNKNIDARYINFDLESIDQFPEIFKNTEVSGLNVTIPYKEKVIPFLDHLDSEAQKIGAVNTIKISESGELTGYNTDHFGFKKALENHLESFHSSALILGTGGASKAVAYALDKLSVPYQFISRNSSENTLSYSELSVEVISHNKLVINTTPLGTSPETDRYPDIPLEGISNQHIIFDLIYNPEETKLMKLASERGAKTLNGYKMLELQAEKSWSIWNS is encoded by the coding sequence ATGAGAACTTTTGGACTCGTTGGAAAAGACATAGATTATTCTTTTTCCAGAAACTACTTCAGCAAGAAATTCAGCAATAAAAATATCGATGCCAGGTATATCAATTTTGATCTTGAAAGCATTGATCAGTTTCCCGAAATTTTCAAAAATACCGAAGTTTCCGGATTGAATGTAACCATTCCCTACAAGGAAAAAGTAATTCCATTTCTAGATCATCTTGACTCTGAAGCGCAAAAAATAGGCGCTGTGAATACCATTAAAATTTCTGAAAGCGGTGAGCTCACTGGCTATAATACAGACCATTTTGGCTTTAAAAAAGCACTGGAAAATCACTTGGAAAGTTTCCATAGCTCTGCTCTTATCCTGGGGACCGGAGGAGCTTCAAAAGCCGTCGCTTATGCTCTTGACAAACTGTCAGTTCCCTACCAGTTTATCTCCAGAAATTCTTCAGAAAATACGCTATCATATAGTGAACTAAGCGTTGAAGTAATTAGTCATAACAAACTGGTAATTAATACAACACCTCTAGGTACTTCTCCTGAAACCGACCGTTATCCAGATATTCCTCTCGAGGGTATTTCCAACCAGCATATCATCTTTGATCTTATCTATAATCCGGAAGAAACCAAGCTCATGAAGTTAGCTTCTGAACGTGGTGCAAAAACCCTAAATGGTTATAAAATGTTGGAACTACAGGCTGAAAAAAGCTGGTCCATCTGGAATTCTTAA
- a CDS encoding DUF349 domain-containing protein, with amino-acid sequence MSTTENDNKKNEMSENQEKDSKQTSGSTDHSLNDPNDNSAKLQQETERKGDDGTDHEDAIVHESASGKATSDQKKIEKTDPDKDPYTAMEGDGDTYPVKKNNESVEPENKSIRKVSESTDHEDAIVSESENRKTAANTEEQDDDLDSDIGEAVVGENQKGSGSHEEDMENSVAEESEDESAGERHTIEKKDYHSMSKEALVEELERLLKTEKVQAIKEHVQEIRTEFNAKFDEEMEEKKEEFLAEGGNIIDFHYSTPLNKQFSSTYFDYREKRNDYYKRLKKDLNQNLNIRLELIEELKGLLGVEENINTTYNHFKEIQDKWRTAGPIPRDRYNNVWNTYHHHVENFYDFLHLNREFRDLDFKHNLEQKLKVIDRAEELAQEKDTNRSFRELQMLHKMWKEELGPVAKEYREDIWKRFSAATKDIHDKRQAYFSQLDEQYEKNWETKRDIIIKIKEIAEQDFDSHNKWQQSIKQIEALREEFFKAGKVPRNKNQETWNEFKEHVRKFNRKKNAYYKNLKKEQYDNLEQKKELIKIAEDNMNSDDFKTVTPLMKKIQNDWKKVGHVPRKDSDKVWKQFKKACNHYFDRMHAQKNEENKDEVEAFEKKKALLDEVKSLELAGTKKENLAAIKDKINSWKEVGRVPYNKRFIEGKFNKALDQLFKKLDVDNTKAEMMKYENKIQALDDADDDKKIRNEHYFLTKKIEETKAEIRQLENNLQFFSNVDDDNPLVQDVHKNIAQHKADLEVWQEKLAKIKTLY; translated from the coding sequence ATGTCCACTACAGAAAATGATAACAAGAAAAATGAAATGTCTGAGAACCAGGAAAAGGACTCCAAACAGACCTCCGGTTCCACAGATCATTCTTTGAATGACCCGAACGATAATTCTGCAAAACTTCAGCAGGAAACTGAACGAAAAGGTGATGATGGGACCGATCATGAAGATGCGATCGTTCATGAATCTGCTTCAGGAAAGGCAACTTCAGATCAAAAGAAAATAGAAAAAACTGATCCAGATAAAGATCCTTATACGGCCATGGAAGGAGACGGAGATACTTATCCTGTGAAGAAGAACAATGAATCTGTAGAACCTGAAAACAAATCTATTCGAAAAGTTTCAGAATCTACAGATCATGAAGATGCGATCGTTTCAGAATCTGAAAACAGAAAAACGGCGGCAAATACTGAAGAACAGGATGACGATCTTGATAGTGATATTGGTGAAGCAGTTGTTGGAGAGAATCAGAAAGGCAGCGGGAGTCATGAGGAAGACATGGAGAACTCTGTTGCTGAAGAAAGTGAAGATGAAAGCGCTGGTGAACGACACACTATAGAGAAAAAAGATTACCACTCCATGAGCAAGGAAGCACTTGTTGAGGAACTGGAAAGACTGCTGAAAACCGAGAAGGTTCAGGCGATCAAAGAACATGTACAGGAGATCAGAACTGAATTCAATGCTAAGTTCGATGAGGAAATGGAAGAGAAAAAGGAAGAGTTTCTTGCTGAAGGCGGGAATATAATTGACTTCCACTACTCTACTCCACTTAACAAACAATTTAGTTCGACATACTTTGATTATCGTGAGAAGCGGAATGATTATTATAAACGCCTTAAAAAAGACCTCAACCAAAACCTGAATATACGCTTAGAGCTTATTGAGGAATTGAAGGGACTTCTGGGTGTTGAGGAAAATATCAATACTACTTACAATCATTTCAAGGAAATTCAGGATAAATGGCGTACCGCCGGACCTATTCCAAGAGATCGTTATAATAATGTATGGAACACATACCATCATCATGTGGAGAATTTCTATGATTTTCTGCATTTAAACCGGGAATTCAGAGACCTGGATTTTAAACATAATCTAGAGCAAAAGCTTAAGGTTATAGACCGTGCTGAAGAATTAGCGCAGGAAAAAGACACGAATCGTTCTTTCCGGGAGTTGCAGATGCTGCACAAAATGTGGAAGGAAGAGCTTGGACCTGTGGCGAAGGAGTATCGGGAAGACATCTGGAAGCGATTTAGCGCAGCTACAAAAGATATTCACGATAAGCGTCAGGCATATTTTTCTCAGCTGGACGAACAGTACGAGAAGAACTGGGAGACAAAAAGAGATATCATTATCAAGATCAAGGAAATTGCAGAACAGGATTTTGATAGCCATAATAAATGGCAGCAAAGTATCAAACAGATCGAAGCTCTGCGAGAAGAATTCTTCAAGGCTGGGAAAGTTCCAAGAAACAAGAACCAGGAAACCTGGAATGAGTTCAAGGAGCATGTTCGTAAATTCAATCGTAAGAAAAATGCTTACTACAAGAATTTAAAGAAGGAGCAATATGATAATCTGGAGCAAAAGAAAGAACTAATCAAGATTGCAGAAGACAATATGAATAGTGATGACTTTAAAACGGTCACACCTCTCATGAAGAAGATCCAGAACGATTGGAAGAAAGTTGGACATGTACCCCGAAAGGATAGTGATAAGGTCTGGAAACAGTTTAAAAAGGCCTGTAATCATTATTTTGATCGCATGCACGCCCAGAAAAATGAAGAGAATAAGGATGAAGTAGAAGCTTTCGAAAAGAAAAAGGCCCTATTGGACGAAGTAAAATCCCTGGAACTAGCTGGCACTAAAAAGGAAAACCTTGCCGCTATCAAGGATAAGATCAATTCCTGGAAGGAAGTGGGTCGTGTACCTTATAATAAAAGATTTATAGAAGGAAAGTTTAATAAAGCGCTAGATCAACTCTTTAAAAAGCTTGATGTTGATAACACCAAGGCAGAGATGATGAAGTACGAGAACAAGATCCAGGCTCTTGATGATGCCGATGATGATAAGAAGATCAGGAACGAACACTATTTCCTTACCAAGAAGATCGAAGAAACCAAAGCTGAGATAAGACAACTCGAGAACAATTTACAGTTCTTCAGTAATGTAGATGATGATAATCCACTGGTACAGGATGTACACAAGAATATCGCTCAGCACAAAGCCGACCTGGAAGTATGGCAGGAAAAACTTGCGAAGATTAAGACCTTGTACTAG
- a CDS encoding DUF2200 family protein codes for MAVVTAEKNEQIAKMNFGAVYPHYLNRIKKHGRTKDELDFVISWLTGYDQDTLESFIGGTGTFDDFFEGASIHKNAHMINGVVCGYRIEDIPEEFALYRDCRKMEKLIDELAKGRKMEKILRR; via the coding sequence ATGGCAGTAGTAACAGCAGAAAAGAATGAGCAAATTGCGAAAATGAATTTTGGCGCTGTTTATCCGCATTACCTGAATAGAATAAAGAAGCACGGTAGAACTAAAGATGAACTTGACTTTGTTATTTCGTGGCTAACGGGTTATGATCAGGATACATTGGAATCCTTTATTGGCGGTACTGGTACTTTTGATGATTTTTTTGAAGGAGCCAGTATCCACAAAAACGCACACATGATCAATGGAGTCGTATGCGGTTATCGTATTGAAGATATTCCTGAAGAATTTGCTTTGTATCGCGATTGCAGAAAAATGGAAAAGTTAATCGATGAATTAGCCAAAGGCCGAAAGATGGAAAAGATCTTGAGGCGCTAA
- the mazG gene encoding nucleoside triphosphate pyrophosphohydrolase — protein sequence MNSRQDQLQAFDRLLTIMDELREKCPWDCKQTMESLRHLTIEETYELGDAILDKDMEEIRKELGDVLLHLVFYSKIGSETNDFDIADVANGICDKLIDRHPHIYGDVVVADEEEVKRNWENLKLKEGKKSVLEGVPRSLPAMVKANRIQDKVAGVGFDWEEPKQVFEKLQEELKELEDEVTDNNSDLIEAEFGDVLFSMINYARFLKVNPENALERTNKKFIKRFQYLEGKAAEQGKALKDMSLAEMDVFWNEAKKV from the coding sequence ATGAATTCCAGGCAAGATCAACTTCAGGCTTTTGATAGATTATTAACCATCATGGATGAGCTCCGGGAAAAATGTCCCTGGGATTGTAAACAAACCATGGAATCATTGCGTCATCTTACAATTGAAGAAACCTACGAGCTTGGCGATGCCATTCTGGACAAAGACATGGAGGAGATTCGGAAAGAGCTAGGAGACGTCTTATTACATCTTGTGTTTTATTCGAAGATTGGAAGTGAGACTAACGATTTTGACATTGCAGATGTTGCGAATGGAATCTGTGATAAACTTATAGACCGCCACCCCCATATTTACGGGGATGTAGTCGTTGCAGATGAAGAAGAAGTTAAGCGGAACTGGGAAAACCTGAAATTAAAAGAAGGCAAGAAAAGTGTTCTCGAAGGAGTGCCTAGATCATTGCCGGCAATGGTCAAAGCCAACAGGATACAGGATAAAGTTGCAGGAGTAGGATTTGACTGGGAAGAACCCAAACAGGTATTCGAAAAACTTCAGGAAGAACTCAAGGAGCTGGAAGACGAAGTTACAGATAATAACAGTGATCTAATCGAAGCAGAATTTGGTGATGTACTATTTTCTATGATCAACTATGCACGTTTTCTAAAAGTGAATCCTGAAAACGCTTTAGAACGTACCAATAAAAAATTTATAAAACGATTTCAGTATCTGGAAGGTAAAGCGGCAGAGCAGGGTAAAGCGCTAAAAGATATGAGTCTAGCCGAAATGGATGTATTCTGGAACGAGGCTAAGAAAGTATAA
- a CDS encoding lipocalin family protein, producing MRKLIILFVASIFLSSCSSSDDSLLIVDLTVDSLSGTWKMTDAYVSPGGETTWQTVENGREYTFSPNGNFNATQDECPTGTYNLDLDENTLSFTCTNDTESMRSFRVVSITESEMEISYIGCIEACIYRYRKQ from the coding sequence ATGAGAAAATTAATAATTCTTTTCGTCGCGTCCATTTTTTTAAGTAGCTGCAGCAGTAGTGATGATAGCCTGTTAATCGTAGATCTTACGGTAGATAGTCTTTCAGGAACCTGGAAAATGACTGACGCATATGTAAGTCCGGGTGGTGAGACAACCTGGCAAACCGTTGAAAACGGTAGAGAATATACATTTTCTCCAAATGGTAATTTTAATGCTACCCAGGATGAATGTCCAACAGGAACCTATAATCTCGATCTTGATGAAAACACACTTTCATTCACTTGTACGAATGACACGGAAAGTATGCGCTCCTTTAGGGTAGTAAGCATTACTGAAAGCGAAATGGAGATAAGTTACATAGGTTGTATAGAAGCTTGCATTTACAGATATCGTAAGCAATAA
- the bshB1 gene encoding bacillithiol biosynthesis deacetylase BshB1 produces MKLDILAIGAHPDDVELSCAGTIAKEISRGKKVGILDLTRGELGTRGTAEIRDQEAAAAAEVLGVEVRENLEFSDAFFTNNASHQMEIIKMIRKYQPEIVLCNAVDDRHIDHGKAAKLISDACFLSGLRKIETIMNGENQNAWRPKHVFHYIQWKNLKPDFVVDITGFLDKKIDSVKAYRSQFYIEDSKEPETPISSSNFLDSITYRAQDMGRLINTEHAEGYNVDRYVAVDSIFDLI; encoded by the coding sequence ATGAAATTAGATATACTTGCGATTGGCGCACACCCAGATGATGTGGAATTAAGTTGTGCTGGAACCATTGCAAAAGAGATTAGTCGAGGAAAAAAGGTTGGAATTCTTGATCTCACCAGGGGAGAACTTGGTACAAGGGGAACTGCAGAGATTCGTGATCAGGAAGCAGCCGCTGCAGCCGAGGTTTTAGGAGTTGAGGTTCGCGAAAATCTTGAATTTAGCGATGCTTTTTTTACAAACAACGCCTCTCATCAAATGGAGATCATTAAAATGATTAGAAAATACCAGCCAGAGATTGTGCTATGTAATGCGGTTGATGACAGGCATATTGATCATGGAAAGGCTGCGAAATTAATTAGTGATGCTTGCTTTCTGAGTGGTTTGCGTAAGATTGAAACTATTATGAATGGTGAGAACCAAAACGCATGGCGACCAAAGCACGTTTTCCATTATATCCAATGGAAGAATCTAAAACCAGATTTTGTAGTGGATATTACAGGCTTTCTGGATAAAAAAATTGATTCGGTAAAAGCTTACAGGTCTCAATTCTACATTGAAGATAGTAAAGAGCCTGAAACTCCAATTTCCAGCAGTAACTTCCTGGATAGCATTACTTATCGGGCCCAGGATATGGGAAGGCTTATTAATACTGAACATGCCGAAGGTTATAATGTAGATCGTTATGTAGCAGTGGATTCTATATTTGACCTAATTTAA
- a CDS encoding PLP-dependent aspartate aminotransferase family protein: MSDSKGINTICTHTGELEDTQFKGAVSPLYMATSYAFEDVETKRYPRYFNTPNQVALAKKMAALEHGEAALIFGSGMAAVSTSLMAFLRSGDHVVFPDALYGGTSNLAVEEFAKFGIEYTFAKDSSIASLESEIKENTKVIYIETPSNPLLKITDIKGVAGLAKKHGLVSMIDNTFASPVNQNPLDMGIDIVLHSATKYMGGHSDILAGTAISSEAHIDRIFQMAKNFGGNLSDYTVWLLERSIKTMGLRVKAQNSNAMQLAEFLTAHSSVANVYYPGLKDHPDHELAAKQMSGFGGMMSFELNAEIDVQHFMKSLKLIKPSMSLAGVESTILLPSKTSHGLLTEEERAQQGIKDNLLRFSVGIEEFEDIKQDLEQAIANTK; encoded by the coding sequence ATGAGCGATTCTAAAGGAATCAATACGATATGTACACATACTGGAGAACTGGAAGACACTCAGTTTAAGGGAGCGGTTTCTCCTCTTTATATGGCAACTTCCTATGCATTTGAAGATGTGGAGACCAAGCGTTATCCCAGATATTTTAATACTCCAAACCAGGTAGCCCTTGCTAAAAAGATGGCTGCATTGGAGCACGGAGAAGCTGCTTTGATCTTTGGTAGTGGGATGGCAGCAGTAAGCACTTCGTTAATGGCATTTTTGAGATCTGGTGATCACGTTGTATTTCCAGATGCCCTTTATGGGGGAACAAGTAACCTAGCGGTAGAGGAGTTCGCTAAATTCGGGATAGAATATACGTTCGCTAAAGATTCATCAATAGCTTCATTGGAGTCTGAAATTAAGGAAAATACGAAGGTAATTTATATCGAGACACCATCGAATCCTCTGTTGAAGATCACAGATATCAAAGGAGTTGCAGGTCTGGCCAAAAAGCACGGACTTGTGAGTATGATCGATAATACATTTGCTTCACCGGTGAACCAGAACCCTTTGGATATGGGAATAGATATCGTTTTACACTCTGCAACAAAATATATGGGAGGCCATAGTGATATCCTGGCTGGAACTGCAATAAGTTCAGAAGCACATATCGACAGGATCTTTCAAATGGCGAAGAATTTCGGCGGAAACTTAAGTGATTATACGGTCTGGTTACTGGAAAGAAGTATTAAGACCATGGGTTTGCGTGTAAAAGCCCAGAATTCAAATGCTATGCAACTGGCTGAATTTTTAACAGCTCATTCCAGTGTCGCGAACGTTTATTATCCTGGTTTAAAAGATCATCCAGATCACGAACTGGCAGCAAAGCAAATGTCTGGTTTCGGCGGAATGATGTCTTTCGAGTTAAATGCTGAGATCGATGTGCAGCATTTTATGAAATCCCTGAAACTAATTAAACCCTCCATGAGCCTTGCCGGTGTGGAAAGTACCATTCTTTTACCTTCGAAAACCAGTCATGGTCTGCTGACAGAGGAAGAAAGAGCACAGCAAGGGATCAAGGATAATCTATTGAGATTCTCTGTGGGTATCGAAGAGTTTGAAGACATTAAACAAGACCTTGAGCAGGCAATAGCAAATACCAAATAA